The following are encoded together in the Microtus ochrogaster isolate Prairie Vole_2 unplaced genomic scaffold, MicOch1.0 UNK21, whole genome shotgun sequence genome:
- the Dnajc9 gene encoding dnaJ homolog subfamily C member 9 isoform X1, protein MGLLELCEQVFGTADLYRVLGVRREASDGEVRRGYHKVSLQVHPDRVDEDQKEDATRRFQILGRVYAILSDKEQRAVYDEQGTVDEDSGSLNQDRDWDAYWRLLFKKISLEDIQAFEETYKGSEEELADIKQAYLDFKGDMDQIMESVLCVQYTDEPRLRNIIQQAIDAKEVPSYSAFVKESKQKMNARKRRAQEEAKEAELTKKELGLQEGVGNLKALIQSRQKDRQKEMDNFLAQMEAKYCKPSKGKRTAPKKEKK, encoded by the exons ATGGGGCTGCTGGAGCTCTGTGAGCAGGTGTTCGGCACCGCCGACCTCTACCGGGTGCTGGGCGTGCGGCGTGAGGCTTCCGACGGCGAGGTCCGACGCGGCTACCATAAGGTGTCCCTGCAGGTGCACCCCGACCGCGTAGACGAGGATCAGAAAGAGGACGCCACCCGCCGCTTCCAG ATCTTGGGAAGAGTCTATGCGATTCTGAGTGACAAGGAGCAGAGAGCAGTGTATGATGAGCAGGGGACTGTGGACGAGGACTCTGGTAGCCTCAACCAGGACCGGGACTGGGATGCGTATTGGAGGTTACTCTTTAAAAAG ATATCGCTAGAAGACATTCAAGCATTTGAAGAGACGTACAAGGGTTCTGAAGAAGAGCTAGCCGATATTAAGCAGGCCTATCTGGACTTCAAGGGCGACATGGATCAGATCATGGAGTCTGTGCTTTGTGTGCAGTACACAGACGAACCCAGGCTAAGGAACATCATTCAACAAGCTATTGATGCCAAGGAGGTCCCATCGTACAGTGCCTTCGTCAAGGAGTCTAAACAAAAGATGAATGCGAGGAAAAGGAGG GCTCAGGAAGAGGCTAAAGAGGCAGAGTTGACCAAAAaggagctggggctgcaggaaGGAGTGGGCAACCTGAAAGCACTCATTCAG AGCAGACAAAAGGATCGgcaaaaggaaatggacaattttctggctCAGATGGAAGCAAAATACTGCAAACCTTCCAAAGGGAAAAGGACGGCtcccaagaaggaaaagaaataa
- the Dnajc9 gene encoding dnaJ homolog subfamily C member 9 isoform X2: MGLLELCEQVFGTADLYRVLGVRREASDGEVRRGYHKVSLQVHPDRVDEDQKEDATRRFQISLEDIQAFEETYKGSEEELADIKQAYLDFKGDMDQIMESVLCVQYTDEPRLRNIIQQAIDAKEVPSYSAFVKESKQKMNARKRRAQEEAKEAELTKKELGLQEGVGNLKALIQSRQKDRQKEMDNFLAQMEAKYCKPSKGKRTAPKKEKK, from the exons ATGGGGCTGCTGGAGCTCTGTGAGCAGGTGTTCGGCACCGCCGACCTCTACCGGGTGCTGGGCGTGCGGCGTGAGGCTTCCGACGGCGAGGTCCGACGCGGCTACCATAAGGTGTCCCTGCAGGTGCACCCCGACCGCGTAGACGAGGATCAGAAAGAGGACGCCACCCGCCGCTTCCAG ATATCGCTAGAAGACATTCAAGCATTTGAAGAGACGTACAAGGGTTCTGAAGAAGAGCTAGCCGATATTAAGCAGGCCTATCTGGACTTCAAGGGCGACATGGATCAGATCATGGAGTCTGTGCTTTGTGTGCAGTACACAGACGAACCCAGGCTAAGGAACATCATTCAACAAGCTATTGATGCCAAGGAGGTCCCATCGTACAGTGCCTTCGTCAAGGAGTCTAAACAAAAGATGAATGCGAGGAAAAGGAGG GCTCAGGAAGAGGCTAAAGAGGCAGAGTTGACCAAAAaggagctggggctgcaggaaGGAGTGGGCAACCTGAAAGCACTCATTCAG AGCAGACAAAAGGATCGgcaaaaggaaatggacaattttctggctCAGATGGAAGCAAAATACTGCAAACCTTCCAAAGGGAAAAGGACGGCtcccaagaaggaaaagaaataa